The genome window GTGGTTCGTGGGCGCCACGCCGGAGCTCCTCTTCGAGCGCGAGGGCACGCAGCTCACCACCATGGCCCTCGCGGGAACGGCGCGCCGCGATGCGGATCCGGATCGCGATCGAACGCTCGGCGACGCGCTGCTCGCGGATCCGAAGGAGCGCAACGAGCACGCGCTCGTCGTCGAGGCCATCGAGTCCGCGCTCGGGCCGCTCTCTTCCGAGCTGAAGCTCGACGGTCCGCACCTGCGGCGGCTGCGAAACGTGCAGCACCTCGAAACGACGGTGAACGCGACGCTCGCCCGCGCGACGGGTACGCGCGCGCTGCTCGAGCAGCTCCACCCCACGCCGGCCGTGTGCGGTACGCCGCGCGACGGTGCGCGCACACTCCTTCGCGATCTCGAGCCGTTCTCGCGCGGTTGGTATGCGGGGCCCGTGGGCTTCGTCTCCCAGGGGCGGAGCACGTTCGCCGTCGCGCTGCGCTGTTTGCTCGCGCGCCATGACGCGGCGACGCTCTTCGTCGGCGCGGGGCTCGTGGGCGGCACGGATCCGGATCGCGAGTGGCGCGAGACAGAAGCCAAGGCCCAGGCCATGCTGCGCGCGCTCGAGCCGGAGGCGCCGTGAGCTTTCCCAACCGCAACGCGCTCTGGGCGCACGTGATGGTGGAGGAGCTCGCCCTCGCTGGCGTGCACCACGTGTGCATCTCGCCGGGCTCGCGCTCGACGCCGCTCGCGCTCGCGGTTCTTCAGCGCGAAGGGCTCGCGAGCAGCGTGCACCACGACGAGCGCTCGGCGGCGTTCTTCGCGCTCGGGCTCGCGAAGACCTCGCGCAAGCCGGTGGCCTTGGTGTGCACGTCGGGAACTGCGGCCGCGAACTACCTCCCCGCAGTGGTGGAGGCGTCGCTCTCGCACGTGCCGCTCATCGTGCTCACTGCGGATCGCCCGCCTGAAGCGCGAAGCTGGGGCGCGCCCCAGACGATCGATCAGCTCGAGCTCTACGGCCGCCATGCGCGCTGGTCGCTGGATCTGCCGTTGCCCGAGCCGACCGCGCCGATGCTCGCGTACCTGCGCCAGGCGATGTGCCGCGCCGTCCACGTGGCCACGCGCGCGCCCGCGGGCCCGGTGCATCTCAACGTCCCGCTGCGCGATCCGCTCCCGCCGATTCCGCTCGCGGGCGATGTGCCAGATGCGATCGCCCAGGACGCGAAGCGCGCTCGGACGCGGCCCACGCTGACCATCAACGAGGACGTGATCCGGCCCGACGACGCGATGCTCCGCCCGCTGGCCGAGCGGCTCGCGCTGCTGCCCCGGGGAATCCTCGCCGTCGGGCCCACACCGGGAGACGCGCGGCTGGCGGCAGCGCTCGCCCGCCTCTCGGAGGCCACGGGCTGGCCGATTCTCGCCGAGGCGACGACTTCACTCCGCGTGAAGTCGCTCGGGCCGGGCGCGATCGCACACGGCGAGCTGCTCGCCCGGAACGCGGTGTTCGCCCGCGAGCACGCGCCGCAAATCGCGGTCCGGCTCGGGCAAGCGCTCACGCCGCGCGCGCTCACCCGCTACGTCGATTCATCGGCGGAGTGCGTGGTCATCGACGAGCCCGGGCGTTGGGTTGATCCGGGTCATCGCGCGTCGACGCTCCTCGCCGGCGATCCCGCGCTCCTCGTGGGGCGACTCGCCGAGCTGATCCACGAGAAGCGGCCTTCGCGCGACGCCACCTGGCTCGACGCGTTCCAGCGCGCCGACGCAGCGGCAGAGCGCGCGCTGACCCATGCGCTCGAGAGCGAAGAGGAGCTTGGCGAGCTGCACGTGGCGCGCGACGTGTTCGACGCGCTGCCGGCGGGCGTCCCCCTCTTCGTGGCAAGCAGCATGCCCATTCGCGACGTCGAGACAGCCGCCGGACTCCGCGCCGCCTTCGCTCCCGTGCTCGCGAATCGCGGCGCCAACGGCATCGACGGAACGATCGCCAGCGCGCTCGGCGCCGCGGCGGCACACGGCGGGCGCGGCGCGCTGCTCATCGGCGACGTCGCGTTTCTCCACGACGTGAACAGCCTGCTCACCGCGAAGCTCCTCGGGCTGTCGTTCACCGCGCTCGTCATCAACAACGACGGCGGAGGGATCTTCTCGTTCCTCGAGGTGGCGCAGAACGTCGAGCCGGCGACCTTCGAGAAGCTCTGGGGCACGCCGCACGGGCTCGACGTCGCCTCGGCCGCGCGCGCGTTCGGAGCCACACACTCCATCGCCAGCACGCGCAGCGCGCTGCAGAACGCGCTCGCGGAGTCGCTCGGTTCGAGGGCGCCTGGCGCACGAATCATCGAGGTTCGCACCGACCGCGCGCGAAACGTGGAGGCCCATCGACGGGTGCTGGTTGCCGTCGACGCCGCGCTGGAGGGCCAGCCATGGCGTTCCTCGACGTAGGCGGGCTGCGGCTGCGCGTCGAGCGCGAGGGACCGCGCGGAGAGAGCGCGCTCGTCGCGCTGCACGGCTTCACGGGGACGGCCGAGGAGCTCCTCGCGCCTGCGCGCCGGCTCTCCGACATCGAGCGGATCGGCGTGGATCTCATCGGCCACGGGCAATCGGACGCGCCTGCGGATCCCGCGCGCTACGGCTTCGAGCAAGCGATCCAGGATCTGGTGAAGCTCCTCGAGCGCCTCGAGCGGCCAAGCGTGGAGCTCTGGGGCTACTCGCAAGGCGGACGGCTCGCGCTCGCGTTCGCGCTCGCGCACCCGAAGCGCGTGACGCGGTTGATTCTCGAGAGCGCGTCGCCCGGAATCGAGAGCGAATCCGAGCGCACCGTGCGGCGGCATGACGACGAGACGCTCGCGCAATTCATCGAGCGCGAAGGGATCGAAGCGTTCGTCGCGCGCTGGGAGGCGTTGCCGCTCTTCGCTTCCGAGCGTGAGCTTCCCCCAGAAGCCCGCGCCGAGCTTCGCAGGTCGCGCCTTTCGCAGCGGGCCGTCGGACTCGCAAACGCGCTCCGCGGATTGGGCACCGGCACGCAGCCTTCGTTCTGGCCGCGGCTCCACGAGCTCGGCTGTCCCACGCTGCTGATCACCGGCGCGCGCGACGAGAAGTTTCACGCGATCGCGCAAGGGATGTCGCAGCAGCTCCCGAATTCACGACATATCTCGATCGCGGACGCTGGCCACGCGCCCCACCGTGAGCGGCCTGCGGCGTGCGTCGCAGCGGTCGCTGAGTTCTTGTTTGCGAGGAAGCCATGAGCCAGGTCGCCAGTCCTTCATCCTCGGCGCTGCCCGCGAGTCGCGCGGGCGCCTGGCTCCTCGCGACGCGGCCGCGCACGCTCGTCGCCGGCGCCGTGCCGGTGCTCGTGGGCACCGCGCTCGCGGCACACCAGAACACGGCCCGTGCGCTGCCCGCGCTCGCGGCCTTGCTCGGCGCGGTGTTGATCCAGATCGGCACGAACCTCGTCAACGACTACTACGACTTCAAGAAGGGCGCGGATCGCGAGCGCGTGGGCGAGGCGCGCGTCACCAGCGCCGGGCTCATCGCGCCCGAGCAGGTGCTCGCGGCCGCGGGCTTCACGGCGCTGCTCGCGGTGGGTGTGGGGCTCTACCTCGCGAGCGTGGGCGGCTGGCCGATCGTGGCCATTGGAGTCGCATCGCTGCTCGCGGGCTTCGCGTACACGGGTGGGCCCTTTCCGCTCGGCTACCACGGGCTCGGCGACCTGTTCGTGTTCGTGTTCTTCGGCCTCGTCGCCGTGGGTGGAACCTACTTCGTGCAAGCTGGCACGCTGAGCCTCACCGCGCTCGCGGCGGCGATTCCGGTGGGCACGATCGGCACGGCGATCATCGTGGTGAACAACCTCCGCGACCGCGAGAGCGACGCCAAGGTGGGCAAGCGCACGCTCGCTGTTCGGTTTGGCGAGGCGTTCACGCGCGCGGAGTACGTGACGTTGCTCGCGCTCGCGTTCGCGACGCCGGTTGTCCTCGTGGCGCTCGGCGCGGCCCGGCCCTTTGCGCTGCTGCCGCTCGTGAGTGCGCCGCTCGCGATCGCGCCGTTGAAGCTCGTGTTGCGCGAGAAGGGCCGTCCGCTCGATCGCGGGCTCGCGCTCACCGCCCGGCTGCAAGCGGCGTTCGGCGTGCTCTTCGCGCTGGGGCTGTGGCTGTGAAGCTCGATGCCATCGAGCTCGCCGCGTTTCGACTCCCGCTCGCGCGCGCGGTGCAGACGGGCGCGGGCACGCACGTGACGCGCGAAGGCTTCGTGATCCGGATCCGCGACGATCAGGGTCGCGTCGGGCACGGCGAGGCGACGCCGCTGGTGAGTCAGGGCACCGAGTCGCTCGAGAGCTGCGAAGCCGCGCTCGTCGCGCTCGGGCGACGGCTGTTGGGCCTCGAGCTCAGCGGCGCGAGCCAGCTCGCAGAGCTCCTCCCCGGTGAGGATACGCCGGCCGCGCGATGTGGCCTGGAGCTCGCGCTGTTGGACTTGCTCGCGCTCGAGCAGCGCGCTCCCGTCGCGTCGCTGCTCACGACCGACGCGTTGTCGCGCGTGGCCGTGAACGCGCTCCTCGTCGAGGATCACGCCGAGGCGCTCGCGCGCGAAGCGGCGCTGCGTGTGGCGGAGGGGTTCTCGACGTTGAAGCTCAAGGTCGGCGCGCGGCCGCTCGACGAGGATCTCGCGCGCGTTCGCGCGGTGGCGAATGCAGCGGGCGCCCGCGCGCTTCTCCGCCTGGACGCGAATGGCGCGTGGCCCCTCCCGCTGGCGCGGCGCGCGCTCGAGGCGATGTCGGAGATCGCGGAGCTCGAGCTCTGCGAGCAGCCTGTCGCCTCACTCGAGGACCTCGGGCAGCTCACGTCGATCTCACCCGTGCCCGTCGCCGCGGACGAGCTCCTGGCCAGGCCGGAGATCGCGGAGACCTTGATCCATCGGCGCGCGGCGCACGCCGTGGTGCTCAAGCCGATGGTGCTGGGCGGACTCCTTCCTGCGCAGCGGCTCGCGGTGCGGGCGGCGCGGGCGGGGCTCGAGGTGATCGTGACCACCACGCTCGACGGCGTGCTGGCCCGCGCGGGCGCGTGGCACCTGGCGAGCGCACTTCCCGGTCCGCTCCCCGCCTGTGGCCTCGCGACCGGGTTCACGCTCGCGGAGGATCTCGGATCCGATCCCATGATTCTCGAGCGCGGCCGCGCACGCGTGCCGACGCTCCCCGGGCTGGGCGTGCAACCCACGCGCGACCTCGCGTGGAGGGATGTGGCGTGAATCCGCTCTCCGAAGTCTGGCTCCGCGAGCGTCCCGAGGCACCGGCGCTCGTCTTCGGCGATCGGACGTGGAGCTGGGCCGAGCTGGACGTGTCGTCGCGCGGCGTGGGCGCTGCGCTCCAGGCGCGCGGGCTCGGGTCCGGCGATCGCGTGGCCGTGCTCGCGTCGAACACGCCGGGGTTCGCCTTTCTGGTTCACGCCGCGGTGCGGACCGGCGTGGAGCTGGTGCTGCTCAACACCCGGCTCACTGAAGCAGATTGGCGCGAGCAGCTCTCTCGCACCCGGTGTCGCGCGCTCGCGCTGGGCCGCGGCCTCTCGCTCGAGTCGCCCGGCGTGCCGGTGCTCGCGCTCGACGAGCTCCACGCAGATCCGTCGCCGTGTCGCGACGTGGATCCGGATCCGGCGCGCCCGCTCGCGCTGCTCTTCACGAGCGGGACGACCGGACGACCCAAGGCCGCCGTGCTCTCCATCGGCGCGCTGCGCGCCCACGCGCGTGCCTCGGGACAGCACCTCGGCCAGACGTTGGACGACCTCCACCTCTGCAACCTTCCGCTCTTTCACGTCGGCGGGCTGAGCATGCTCTTCCGCGCCGCGGCGTGCGGGGGTGCGGTGCTGCTCCACGAGCGCTTCGACGCCGAGCGTGTCCTCGCGGATCTCGCGAGCCGGCCGGTCACGCACCTCTCGCTGGTCTCCACCACGCTCGCGCGGCTCCTCGACGCGCTCGGCGACGCGCCCTTTCCCCTTCAAACGCTCCGCGTGGCGTTGCTCGGAGGCGGGCCGCTCCCGGCGCCACTGCGCGCGCGCGCCCGCGAGAAGCGCCTCCCGCTCCGGCACACCTATGGGCTCACGGAGGCGTGCTCGCAGGTGACCACCGAGTCAGAAATCGGCGACGGCGAGACGGCGGGAGTGCCGCTGCCTGGCGTGGAGGTGCGCATCGTCGATGGCGAGCGTCGCGAGCTGCCCGTGGGCCAGGCCGGCGAGATCGAAGTGAAGGGCCCAGGTCTGATGCTCGGCTACGACGGCGACGCCGAAGCGACTGGCGCGGCCCTCGACGACGGCTGGCTGCGCACGCGCGACCTGGGCACGCTCGACGCGCAGGGGCGCCTCGTCGTCCACGCCCGGCGTACCGACCTCATCCTCTCGGGCGGCGAGAACGTGTACCCCGCCGAGATTGAAGCGGCTCTGCTCGGCGTCCCCGGCGTGCGCGACGCCGCGGTCCTGGGGCGCGCGGACCAAACCTGGGGCCAGGTTCCCATCGCGGCCGTCGTGCTCGCGGGCGACGCCACGGTGGCCGCGGTTGCCGAGGCGCTGAACGCGCTGCTGCCGCGCTTCAAGCGTCCTCGGGAGCTGCTTGCGCTGCCGGAGTTGCCCCGCAATGCCGCGGGCAAGGTGGAGCGCGCCAAGCTGCGGGCGCTGCTCGGGCTGGGTAACGATTCGTAACCTGGTTACCCTTGATAAGTTATTGATCATTACCCGATTACGAATCGTTACCTGATTACGATTCGTAAGCGGACGGCCGCGTTGTGATGGGAATCAGGCCGCGCTCAAAGCCACCGCGCGCGCGCCGCCCGCGCGCACCGCTGCGCGTACCCGCGCCTCGAGCTGCGTCGGGATCGGACTGCACCGCCACTGCTCCAGCATGGCCATCGCACTGCGCACCAGGACGCCGACGCCGTCCTCGCCGCGGCCTCCCTCGGCTCGGAACGCCGCCAGCCAAGCGGGCTCGCCGCTCCCCGGACACTGCAGGTCGATCGCGTAGCCGAGCTGATCCGCACGGGGCAGCCCGAGCCGAAGCGCACTCACCCCGTCATCGGCGTGAACAGCCAGCTCGCCCTGCAGCGGCGCGCCGGCCTCGAGCACGCGCAGCGAAGCGCCCGGACACGCGGGTTCGAGCCGAGCCACCAGCCGCGCCGCCTCCATGCGATCGTCGGCTGCCACGGTGATCTGCCGAGCGCCCAGAGACGCCAGCGCCACCACCGCGGCGTCGGCCCCGAGCCCCAGCCCCAGCACCACCGCGCGCTCGGGCGCAGCCACGGCTGCGCCGGCCACCGCCTGGATCGCCGCGGGCATCAAGGCGTCGCCGCGCGCACCCTCCGCGTCGAAGGTGATCACGCTCGCGCGCCCCAGCCGCCGCGCCGCCTCACCGCGACACGCACAGAGCCGCGCCGCCTCCACCTGGAGCGGGCCGGCCAGCGCCACCCCGCGAAACCCGAGCGCCCGCAGCCCCTGGAGCGCCGTGCCCAGCTCGGCCTGCGCCACGCGGAACGTGCCGCAGGAGCCCGGCTCGCCCAGCAGCCGCAGCGCGCGGTTGAGCGCGCCCGGCAGGAAGTCGGGCCCGGGCCCAGCGGCGATCCGTCCCAGCAGCATGGCTCACCCTTGGACGGACCCACACCAGCGCCCGTCACATCTTTCAATATATTCTGAAGCGACTGATGCCGCCACCGGGCGCGAGAGCTCGACGTCGCGCCGCGGTCGTTGGGCGTGCGCTGATCGCGAAGCGGGCGGCGGCGTCAAGCGAGCGAGCGCCGATCGCGGCTCGGAAAAATGTGCCGCGGTCAATCCGCATTTCGCGTGCAGCGCAGAGCAAGCTGCTGTACACGGTTGGCCTCGCGAGGCCCGTGATATATCCGGAGTCTCGGAGGCCGAACCCGATGCCGCGCTCGTGGAAGACAGAATCGCTGCCCGCCGTCGAGGGCCCCGCACGCCTCGGCCGGGGCGACGTGAAGCTGCTGCTGCTCGCCGCCCTCGAGGACGGCCCGCGGCACGGCTACGAGCTGATGAAGGCGGTGGAGCAGCTCTCGGGCGGGCGCTACGTGCCCAGCGCGGGCGTCGTCTACCCCACCCTCAAGGTCTACGCGGAGCAGGGGCTGCTCAAGGTGGAGCCCCACGGTGATCGCCGGCGCTACGCGCTGACGGCGCCGGGCAAGAAGCACCTCTCGCAGCGCCGCGAGGCGCTCACCTTGGCCCTCAAGCGCGTCCGCAACGGCGGCGCGGAGGCTCGGCCCGAGCTGCGCGCGCTCGCCCAGGACGCCCAGAAGCTGGTGAAGGACATCTTCGCCCACCCGGCAGAGCTCAAGCCCAACCAGATCCAGGCGCT of Deltaproteobacteria bacterium contains these proteins:
- a CDS encoding 1,4-dihydroxy-2-naphthoate polyprenyltransferase, which produces MSQVASPSSSALPASRAGAWLLATRPRTLVAGAVPVLVGTALAAHQNTARALPALAALLGAVLIQIGTNLVNDYYDFKKGADRERVGEARVTSAGLIAPEQVLAAAGFTALLAVGVGLYLASVGGWPIVAIGVASLLAGFAYTGGPFPLGYHGLGDLFVFVFFGLVAVGGTYFVQAGTLSLTALAAAIPVGTIGTAIIVVNNLRDRESDAKVGKRTLAVRFGEAFTRAEYVTLLALAFATPVVLVALGAARPFALLPLVSAPLAIAPLKLVLREKGRPLDRGLALTARLQAAFGVLFALGLWL
- the menD gene encoding 2-succinyl-5-enolpyruvyl-6-hydroxy-3-cyclohexene-1-carboxylic-acid synthase, whose amino-acid sequence is MSFPNRNALWAHVMVEELALAGVHHVCISPGSRSTPLALAVLQREGLASSVHHDERSAAFFALGLAKTSRKPVALVCTSGTAAANYLPAVVEASLSHVPLIVLTADRPPEARSWGAPQTIDQLELYGRHARWSLDLPLPEPTAPMLAYLRQAMCRAVHVATRAPAGPVHLNVPLRDPLPPIPLAGDVPDAIAQDAKRARTRPTLTINEDVIRPDDAMLRPLAERLALLPRGILAVGPTPGDARLAAALARLSEATGWPILAEATTSLRVKSLGPGAIAHGELLARNAVFAREHAPQIAVRLGQALTPRALTRYVDSSAECVVIDEPGRWVDPGHRASTLLAGDPALLVGRLAELIHEKRPSRDATWLDAFQRADAAAERALTHALESEEELGELHVARDVFDALPAGVPLFVASSMPIRDVETAAGLRAAFAPVLANRGANGIDGTIASALGAAAAHGGRGALLIGDVAFLHDVNSLLTAKLLGLSFTALVINNDGGGIFSFLEVAQNVEPATFEKLWGTPHGLDVASAARAFGATHSIASTRSALQNALAESLGSRAPGARIIEVRTDRARNVEAHRRVLVAVDAALEGQPWRSST
- the menH gene encoding 2-succinyl-6-hydroxy-2,4-cyclohexadiene-1-carboxylate synthase, which encodes MAFLDVGGLRLRVEREGPRGESALVALHGFTGTAEELLAPARRLSDIERIGVDLIGHGQSDAPADPARYGFEQAIQDLVKLLERLERPSVELWGYSQGGRLALAFALAHPKRVTRLILESASPGIESESERTVRRHDDETLAQFIEREGIEAFVARWEALPLFASERELPPEARAELRRSRLSQRAVGLANALRGLGTGTQPSFWPRLHELGCPTLLITGARDEKFHAIAQGMSQQLPNSRHISIADAGHAPHRERPAACVAAVAEFLFARKP
- a CDS encoding o-succinylbenzoate synthase; this translates as MKLDAIELAAFRLPLARAVQTGAGTHVTREGFVIRIRDDQGRVGHGEATPLVSQGTESLESCEAALVALGRRLLGLELSGASQLAELLPGEDTPAARCGLELALLDLLALEQRAPVASLLTTDALSRVAVNALLVEDHAEALAREAALRVAEGFSTLKLKVGARPLDEDLARVRAVANAAGARALLRLDANGAWPLPLARRALEAMSEIAELELCEQPVASLEDLGQLTSISPVPVAADELLARPEIAETLIHRRAAHAVVLKPMVLGGLLPAQRLAVRAARAGLEVIVTTTLDGVLARAGAWHLASALPGPLPACGLATGFTLAEDLGSDPMILERGRARVPTLPGLGVQPTRDLAWRDVA
- the menE gene encoding o-succinylbenzoate--CoA ligase, whose product is MNPLSEVWLRERPEAPALVFGDRTWSWAELDVSSRGVGAALQARGLGSGDRVAVLASNTPGFAFLVHAAVRTGVELVLLNTRLTEADWREQLSRTRCRALALGRGLSLESPGVPVLALDELHADPSPCRDVDPDPARPLALLFTSGTTGRPKAAVLSIGALRAHARASGQHLGQTLDDLHLCNLPLFHVGGLSMLFRAAACGGAVLLHERFDAERVLADLASRPVTHLSLVSTTLARLLDALGDAPFPLQTLRVALLGGGPLPAPLRARAREKRLPLRHTYGLTEACSQVTTESEIGDGETAGVPLPGVEVRIVDGERRELPVGQAGEIEVKGPGLMLGYDGDAEATGAALDDGWLRTRDLGTLDAQGRLVVHARRTDLILSGGENVYPAEIEAALLGVPGVRDAAVLGRADQTWGQVPIAAVVLAGDATVAAVAEALNALLPRFKRPRELLALPELPRNAAGKVERAKLRALLGLGNDS
- a CDS encoding PadR family transcriptional regulator translates to MPRSWKTESLPAVEGPARLGRGDVKLLLLAALEDGPRHGYELMKAVEQLSGGRYVPSAGVVYPTLKVYAEQGLLKVEPHGDRRRYALTAPGKKHLSQRREALTLALKRVRNGGAEARPELRALAQDAQKLVKDIFAHPAELKPNQIQALRRLLAETSARAKRLLE